The DNA sequence GCACCATCCTGCCCGCCCCTCCGCCCGATTTGCCGTAAATACCAAGCGGAATCCGCTTGGTGAGCAATGCTCCACCGGCGCGTGATCAGTGAAGTGAGTCACGCGCGCGGCACCGCGTCCACCACACCCCCGCTCCCGCGTCCGCCCGCGCCCCGGCGCCGAGTTGACCCTTGGCGACAGCAAAGGATCAAGCACCCCAAACCCCCCATTGGAAGATCAAACGGCATACCGGGTGATGCCCACACTTGTTCCCGACATGTGCTCTCGCATACGTTCCGGGCCTGCCGGGTGGACGCCCAGTCCTGCCGCCACCCGCACCACACCCAACGACGAACTCACGCACGGCAGGAGCGGGGGACCCAGGTAAGTCGCCGGGCCGGCCATCGCGCCGGAACGGCTAGGGGTGAAGCCGTGCCCTCAGGGGCACGGCCGGGCACTCTCCCGCCCGAACCCGACAGCTCACCTCGCAGGCGTAGGAGAGGAACCCAGACATGCCCGCACACGGTCAGCACCGCCGCTCCGGCGCCCGCCGCCTCGTCCGCTCCCTCGCCGTCGCCGGTACCGGCGTCGCCGTGGTCGCCCTGCCGCTGTTCGGCGCCACCAGCGCCTCCGCGCAGACCACGACGGCCGCCACGGCCACCACGGCCTACCCGGACAACCTCGACGGCTGGATCCGCGAGTCCCTGTCCGTCATGGCGCAGCACGGCATCCCGGGCAGCTACGAGGCCATCCACCGCAACATCATGCGCGAGTCCTCCGGCAACCCGGCCGCCATCAACCTCTGGGACTCGAACGCCGCCGCCGGCACCCCGTCGAAGGGCCTGCTCCAGGTCATCGACCCGACCTTCCAGGCGTACCACGTGCCCGGCACCCCCTTCGACCCGTACGACCCGGTCGCCAACATCACGGCGGCCTGCAACTACGCCGCCGACCGCTACGGCTCGATCGACAACGTCTTCGGCGCGTACTGAGGCGCGGATCCGGACCGCGGCCCGGGGACGTCCCGGGCCGTGTCCCCGGAC is a window from the Streptomyces capillispiralis genome containing:
- a CDS encoding transglycosylase SLT domain-containing protein, yielding MPAHGQHRRSGARRLVRSLAVAGTGVAVVALPLFGATSASAQTTTAATATTAYPDNLDGWIRESLSVMAQHGIPGSYEAIHRNIMRESSGNPAAINLWDSNAAAGTPSKGLLQVIDPTFQAYHVPGTPFDPYDPVANITAACNYAADRYGSIDNVFGAY